The Polynucleobacter sp. MWH-CaK5 region AATAAATATTTTTCTGACGACACCAAATACTTGTGCCCAACAGGTTTGGATTTGGCGCTTGAGACAAAAGTACAAGAACTTGCTTTAAGTGCATACCGTGCCTTAGGCTGTAAAGGTTGGGGTCGTGCGGACGTGATGATTGATCAAAAGACCAATCAACCTTATTTATTAGAAATGAATACAGCGCCTGGTATGACTGGTCATTCATTGGTGCCAATGGCGGCCAAGGCAGCCGGTGTTGAATATGCTGATTTGGTGTTGTGGCTATTAAGCAAGGCAGGTATTCATTCATGAAATTCTTGCGCATCTTCTTCGGCTTTTTAGGTTCTATGAGTGCCACGGTGTTTGGCCCGATCTGGAATCACGCCAAGATGATGCGTGCGATGGCAAATTTCTTGTTATTGATTGCTTTGTTGGTGACGTGTGGATGGCTTCTATTCTGGTTAGGTCAAAAACCAGTTTTCACTTTGAATCACTTAACGGTTGAGTCACTCGATGGTCGTGAGCTCAAGCACGTGAATTTGCCAACAATTAAAACCCGTGCATTGGATCAAGTGAAGGGCAATTTTTTCACGATTCGTTTAGATCAAGCAAGACAGTCATTTGAAACGATGCCGTGGGTGCGTCGAGCCAGTGTGCGCCGTGAGTGGCCTAACGGAATTGTGGTCGCGATCGAAGAGCATCAAGCTTTGGGAGTGTGGGTTAGTGAAACGCCTAAATTGATCAATACCTACGGTGAAGTATTTATCGCAAATATGGCAGAAGCAGAGGACAGCGCTTCATTGTTGAGATTCAGCGGTCCAGAAGGAAGTAATAAAGAGGTCTTTAGAAAATACCAGCAACTGAATCTTTGGTTTGAGCCTTGGCAAGCAAGTGTGAAAAGTCTTGAGCTCTCTTCTCGTTATGCCTGGAAAGCCAAGTTGAGTAATAACTTGAATATTGAATTGGGTCGAGAGCTCGATGAGCGCGATGCAAAGCAGATTCAATTAAGTGTTGAGCGTTTGATTAAGAGTTGGCCACAGGTTCAAGAGAAATGGGGCCAACGAGTGGATTCAATTGACCTTCGTTATGCCAATGGCTATGCCATCAATATAGGAAAAAAACTGTGAGCGTTATCAGTAAAGACACAAAAGATTTAATTGTTGGCTTGGATATCGGCACATCCAAAGTGGTTGCTTTGGTGGCCGAGTTAAATCCAGATGGTCAATTCAATGTCGTGGGTCTTGGTCAAGTCAGTTCTAAAGGGTTGAAAAAAGGTGTGGTCGTCAATATTGAGGCCACTGTTCAGTCCATTCAAAAAGCTCTTGAAGAAGCTGAGGTGATGGCTGATCGTCGCATTGCGCAAGTGTTCACCGGTATCGCTGGAAACCACATTCACAGTTTTAATTCAACAGGCATGGTGGCAATCCGTGACAAAGAGGTTTCAGCAGGTGATGTTGAGCGAGTGATTGAAACAGCTAAAGCGATCAATATTCCAACCGATCAACAAATTCTTCACATCCTCACGCAAGAATTCATCATTGATGGACAAGAAGATGTGCGTGAACCAATTGGTATGAGCGGTATTCGTTTAGAGGTCAAGGTGCACATCGTGACTGGTGCTGTCAGTGCTGCGCAAAACATTGTGAAGTGTGTGCGCCGTTGTGGTCTAGAAGTGAATGATCTGATTTTGCAGCCTTTGGCTTCAAGTGTTGCGGTCTTGACTGAAGACGAAAAAGAATTGGGTGTTGTGTTGGTCGACATCGGTGGCGGTACAACCGACATCGCGATCTTCAGTCAGGGAGCGATTCGTCACACAGCAGTGATTCCAATTGCTGGTGATCAAATCACCAATGACATTGCAATGGCTTTGCGCACTCCAACCATCGATGCGGAAGATCTCAAAATTCATTTTGGTATTGCACGTCAAAGCATGGCCAATCCAAATGAAACCATTGAGGTTCCGGGTGTTGGTGATCGCGAAGCTCGGTCTATGTCACGCCAAGCTTTATCTGCAGTGATCGAGCCACGTGTTGAAGAGTTATTGAGTTTGGTTCGTCAAGTGGTGCGCGAATCAGGCATGGAAGATTTGGTTTCCTCAGGAGTTGTTTTAACTGGCGGCACGGCCTTGATGCCGGGAGTTGTTGAATTGGCAGAAGAAGTTTTTGCTAAGCCAGCGCGCGTTGGTTTCCCTGAGTACAAAGGACATTTGAGTGAAATTTTAAGAAGCCCAAGATATTCAACAGGCTTAGGTTTGTTGATGGAGGGGCGTGTGCAGTTAGTGCGTGGTCGCCGAGTTGCGCAATCTGGAACCATACAAAACATCGTGGCGCGCATGCGCGAATGGTTCATGGGAAATTTTTAAGAATTTAGAAGTATTAGAAGATTTTTAGTTTTATTTTTGTCGTCGTCAACCGTAGTTATAAGGAGGTAGTATGGAATTTGAAATGTTAGATGCAGAACCGGCGGGTAAGACCATTATTAAAGTGGTCGGCGTGGGCGGTGCAGGCGGTAACGCTGTGCAGCACATGATTCGTCGTGGTGTACAAGGTGTTGAGTTCATTTGCATGAACACAGATGCGGGTGCACTTCAACGTTCTAAAGCTGGCGTCAATATTCAGTTGGGTGCAACAGGTTTGGGTGCTGGTGCCAAGCCTGAAGTGGGTGCATCTTCTGCTGTTGAAGCTAAGGCACGCATTGCTGATGCATTGCAAGGTGCACACATGGTCTTTATCACAGCCGGTATGGGTGGTGGTACAGGTACAGGCGCAGGTCCGGTGGTTGCTCAAGTTGCCAAAGAAATGGGTATCTTGACAGTTGGTGTGATCAGCAAGCCATTTGATTTTGAAGGTGCAAAGCGCGGTAAAGTGGCTGAAGCTGGTGCTCATGAAATTGAAAACTATGTTGATTCATTAATTGTTGTTCTTAATGAAAAACTATTTGAAGTCATGGGTGAAGATGCTGAGATGGACAAGGCCTTTGGTTGTGCAGATGATGTATTGCACAACGCTGTTGCCGGTATCGCAGAAATCATCAACGAGCAAGGTTTGATCAACGTTGACTTTGAAGACGTTAAAACAGTGATGAGTGAGCAAGGTAAAGCCATGATGGGAACAGCCACTGTTTCTGGTATGGATCGTGCTCGTTTAGCTGCTGAAGCTGCTGTTGCATCACCATTGCTTGAAGGTGTTGATTTGTCAGGAGCGCGTGGCGTATTGGTGAACATCACAGCAAGCCGTTCATTGAAGTTGTCAGAGACTCGTGAAGTAATGGGCGCTATTCGTGGATATGCTGCTGAAGATGCCACAGTGATCTTTGGTACTGTTTACGATGAAAGCTTGGGTGATGCTTTGCGTGTCACAGTGGTTGCTACTGGTTTGAATGGTGGCAAGCGCAAAGAAAAGCAGCCTGAAGTTATTTGGCGTAATACACAAGCCACAGGCACTTATGATGCAGCACCAACCATGGCTGATTTAAGTACTTTCGCACCACAAAGTGCAACAGCAACCATGGCGATGGCAAATACAGCCAGCAACGTGAATGCCGCAAGCATGACTGCGCCAGCGATGCCGGTGGGATCTGCCAGTGATTACGCAAAATATGATGTACCAAAAGTGTTTCGCAGCAATCGTGAATCAAATGAGCCGCGTTTGGGCGCAAATAGCTCACCAGAAGCGCAAGCAATGATGGATAAGGGTGCTGATTACTACGATATTCCAGCTTTTTTACGTAAGCAAGCTGATTAAGAATTAGTCGTAATTAGAAAAAAGCATAAAAAACAATGGCATACAGATGCCGGTGGTAACGCGCCTCCTGCGAAATGACGACGCATGCGATACCATCGGTGTTCTGGCAAAAATAAATGCCAATAGTTATAAACAAAAATTACTATTTAAATTAGTTAATTTAAAGACCCTTATTGAATGGAGAAGACAATGATTGCAGTAGGACAACAACTACCAAATGCCACAATTCATGAATTTTTAGAAGTTGCTACAGAAGGTTGTTCTGTAGGACCAAATGCTTTTGAAGTGAGCAAATTAACAGCAGGTAAAAAGATTGTTATTTTTGGCTTGCCAGGTGCATTTACACCAACATGCTCAGCTCAGCACGTTCCAGGTTACGTGGCTAACTTTGATGCGATCAAAGCCAAGGGTGTTGACGAAATTTGGTGCTTATCAGTGAATGATGCATTTGTGATGGGTGCCTGGGGTAAAGACCAAAAGGTGAATGGAAAAGTTCGCATGATGGCTGATGGCGCAGCAGAATTGACTAAGAAGCTTGGTTTGGAATTTGACTTAACAGCTCGCGGTATGGGTGTTCGTTCACAACGTTATTTGATGATTGTTGATAATGGCGTAGTGAAGCATTTGGCCGTTGAAGCAGCTGGTAAGTTTGAAGTGAGTGATGCAGCTTCTGCACTAAAAGCACTTTAATCTACAGATAAATCATGTTGAAACAGCGCACCATTGCAGCCCCTGTAAAAACCGTTGGTATTGGATTACACACGGGCCGCAAGGTGACGCTTAAATTAATACCTGCACCAATTAATACAGGCATTATTTTTCATCGCGTCGATTTACCGAATGCCCCTGGCATCAAGGCTGATGCGCACTTGGTGACTGATACACGTTTGGCCACGGTGTTACAAAATGGTGACACCCGAGTTTCTACTGTAGAACATTTGTTATCTGGCTGCGCAGGTCTTGGCATTGATAACTTGATCATTGAATTAGATTGCGAAGAAGTGCCCATCATGGATGGCAGTGCGGCTTCATTTTTGTTTTTGATTGAATCAGCAGGCCTTCAAGAACAAGAGGCTCCACGTCAGTTCATTGTGATTAAAAAGCCAGTTGAAATTAGAGAGGCTGGCAAATTAGCACGCTTGGAACCTTTCGATGGATTCAAGTTAGATTTCACGATTGATTTCAAACACCCTGCAGTCGATAAGACTGGTCAAAGACATGTGATTGATTTTGCAGACAGCACGTATGCAAGAGAAATTGGAAGAGCTAGAACATTTGGTTTTGCTCATGAAGTAGAAGCTCTGCGCGAAATGGGTTTAGCTCGCGGCGGTAGTTTGGATAACGCGATTGTGTTGGATGAGCACCGAATTTTAAATAATGAAGAATTGCGCTATGACGATGAATTCGTGCGTCATAAGATTTTGGATGCGATTGGTGATTTGTATTTAGCAGGTCATCCGATTGTGGGCGCTTATATTGCTGAAAAGTCAGGTCATGCTTTGAACAATGCATTGCTCAGAGCTTTATTTGCAGACCCAAGCAGTTACGAAATAAAAGGCTTCGACGAAGCCAGCGCGCCAGAAGCTTATCAATTAAAAAATAAGCCTTTGTTTGCCTAAAAATTAGGCAAATCAGCCTTTTTCCCGATTTTTTAAGAGTTTTTCAACCGCGATCCGCAGCGGAGAACTTTCATCGAGCTGATTCATTAATTTAGACCAAGATTTTTCAGCGCTTGAGGGAAAAACAGGGGGTTTTTCAGTGCTTTGAACCTTGTTTGGGGCTGGTATTCCAAGCCCTCCAGGAGCCTGTTTAATGGCCAAAGAACGGGCTGGATAACCTTGTTCTTGAAGTTTTAAGAGTATTGAGGGGGCTTTTTGACTGATTCGGGTTGCAATGGCTGCATTTGATACCAACAAGGTCAATTGCCCAGTTTCATCTGAAAGGCCACCGGCTTTAACCAAGCCAATAGCCTTCTGAAGCCCATTTTGATTGAGGCTCAGGTCAATCGCTTGCTGAACTAAAAGATTGTTTTCTGCCCTTTGCAGGAGGTCTCCCAGAGGGGTATTTTTTTCAATGCAAGCTAATGCATCACGGGCATTCGCAGATGTCCGTCTGGGTGCTAAACTTTGAGGCTTAAATTTCCTCGCAAAAGTCATGGTTACTGGTCTTCTTAAGAAAATATTTGGCAGTCGAAATGATCGACTCTTAAAACAATATAAGCGCATTGTCGCTCAGATTAATAGTCTGGAGCAGGGCATTGCCTCGCTTGACGATGCTGCATTGCAAGCAAAGACAGCTGAATTCAAGTCAAAACTGGCTGCAGGCCAAACAATTGATGAAATCTTGCCAGAGGCCTTTGCGGTTGTTCGTGAGGCCAGCAAGCGTGTCATGAACATGCGTCATTTTGATGTTCAGATGATTGGTGGCTTGGCTCTTCACCAAGGAAAAATCTCTGAAATGAGAACCGGTGAAGGTAAAACCTTGACCGCAACTCTCCCTGTGTATCTGAATGCCTTAACAGGTAAAGGTGTTCACGTTGTGACGGTCAACGATTACTTGGCAGAGCGTGATGCTGAGTGGATGGCAAAGCTCTATAACTTCTTGGGTCTAAGTGTTGGCATTAATTTGTCACAAATGGAACATGAAGCTAAGAAAAAAGCTTACAACTCAGATATCACCTACGGAACAAATAACGAATTCGGTTTTGACTATTTGCGCGACAACATGATTCAAGAATTGGATCAGCGTGTGCAGCGTGGTTTGGCATACGCCATTGTTGACGAAGTTGACTCGATTTTGATCGACGAGGCTCGCACGCCTTTGATCATTTCTGGTCAAGCAGAAGATCACACAGAAATTTATGTGGCGATGAATGCATTGCCACAATATTTAACTCGTCAGTACGGCGAAGAAAAAGCAGATGGTTCAGGTGTCATCACCCCAGGTGATTACATCGTTGATGAAAAATCTCACCAAGTATTTTTAACTGAAGCGGGTCACGAAAAAGCTGAGATTGCTTTGGCTCAAATTGGTTTGATCAAAGAAGGGGAGTCTTTGTATGCTCCTCAAAACATCACTTTGATGCACCATGTGTATGCCGCTCTAAGAGCTCACACACTATTTAATAAAGATCAGCATTACGTTGTACAAAATGGTGAAGTTGTCATTGTTGATGAATTCACCGGACGACTCATGCAAGGACGTCGTTGGTCAGATGGTTTGCATCAAGCGGTTGAGGCAAAAGAGGGTGTAGCGATTCAACACGAAAATCGCACCTTGGCGACGATCACCTTCCAGAACTATTTCCGTATGTACAGCAAGCTCGCTGGTATGACCGGTACAGCTGATACAGAAGCTTATGAGTTCCAAGAGATCTATGGTTTGGAGACAGTGATTGTTCCTCCAAATCGCATCAACGCCAGAATTGATAGGCAAGATCAAATCTATCGCTCATCGATGGAGCGTTATAACGCTGTTATCAAAGATATCCAAGATTGCTATGAGCGCGGTCAACCGGTGTTGGTTGGTACCACATCGATTGAAAACTCAGAGTTGATTTCATCACTATTGGATAAGGCGAAGTTGCCTCATCAAGTATTGAACGCCAAGCAACATGCCAAAGAAGCTGAAATCATTGCGCAAGCGGGTCGTCCAAAGATGATCACCATCGCAACGAACATGGCTGGTCGAGGCACGGATATTGTGTTGGGCGGTAACGTTGAAAAACAAGCTGGCTTGATTGAGCAAGATGCTGCGATTTCTGCACAAGATAAAGCTGCTCGCATTAAACAGTTGCATGATGAATGGCAAGGTTTGCACGACCACGTGGTGAGTGCAGGTGGTTTGCACATCATCGGTACTGAGCGTCATGAAAGCCGTCGTGTTGATAACCAGTTAAGAGGTCGTGCTGCACGTCAGGGTGACCCAGGTTCATCAAGATTCTATTTGTCATTGGATGATGCTTTACTTCGCATCTTTGCTGGTGAGCGTCTGAAGTCCATCATGGATCGCTTGCGCATGCCTGAGGGTGAGCCAATTGAAGCCGGCATGGTGACTCGCTCAATTGAATCTGCACAGCGCAAAGTGGAAGCCAGAAACTTTGATATTCGTAAGCAATTATTGCAATACGACGATGTGGCCAATGATCAGCGTAAAGAAGTTTATCGTTTGCGCAATGAGGTTCTTGAATCAAAAGATGTTGGTGATTTAGTTGCCAACTTGCGTGAATCGTTTTTCACAGATTTGTTCCATGATCATATTCCTGCTGAATCTGTGATTGAGCAGTGGGACGTTGCTGGGTTGCAGCAAGTGTTATCGAACGATTGGGGCTTATCAGTTGATCTGCAAGCCATCATTGATGCTGCAGACACTATCGAGCCAGAAGATCTGCTTGCCAAAGTATTGGAAAGCGCTAAGAGTCTTTACGATGCAAAAGTTGAATTGGTCGGTAGAGAATCTTTTGCTAAGTTTGAATGTTCAGTGATTTTGTATGCTCTAGATACTTCTTGGAGAGAGCATTTAGCCGCTTTGGATCATTTGCGTCAGGGCATTCATTTGCGCGGCTATGCACAAAAAGATCCTAAGCAAGAATATCGCCGTGAAGCATTTGAATTATTTGCTCGCTTGCTAGACACAGTGAAGTTAGAAGTGACTCGCACCATCATGGTGGTCAGAATTGAAACTGCTGAAGAGTTAGAGCGTGCCTCAGAGTCCATCCAAGAAGATTTGGCGGATGTGAAGGGTGTGCAGTATCAACATGCCAGCGCTGATCAATCAGAGGATGAGCCTTCTGCACGTGCTGCTGCCCCTCAAGCTGCTCAGGCTGGCCCTAAGGTGGGTCGTAATGATCCTTGCCCATGTGGTAGCGGGAAAAAATACAAGCACTGCCATGGGCAGCTCAGTTAATTGAATGTTTGTTTGAATCATTGACTCATTTTTAGAGATAAAACACCATGCCAGTGAATTCCCCATTACCGATTGCCAGTGAATTAAGCCCTGTGAATGGTGTCCGTTTGGGGCATGCAGAAGCTGGCATTAAAAGACCTGGTCGTAAAGACGTTCTGATTATTGAACTCAATGAAGGTTCTAGCGTTGCTGGTGTTTTTACGAAAAATCGCTTTTGTGCGGCGCCGGTGCAAATTTGTAGAGAGCACTTGCAGGTATCAGCAAACAGTGGCGCGGATATTCGAGCATTGATCATCAACACAGGTAACGCCAATGCAGGCACAGGTGAGCCTGGTTATAAAAATGCGATGCGCACATGTGAAGAGTTGGCAAAGTTAATGGGTTTGAAAAAAGAGCAAATCTTGCCTTTTTCAACCGGAGTCATTCTTGAGCCTTTGCCAGTAGAAAAGGTGATTGCTGGTATGCCTCAAGCGATCAGCAATTTAAATTCGGATAACTGGTTCAATGCTGCTCATGCCATCATGACCACTGATACTCAGGCAAAAGCATATTCGAAGCAAGTTGAGATCAATGGTCAAGCCATCACCTTGACTGGTATCAGCAAGGGTGCTGGCATGATTCATCCGAACATGGCCACCATGTTGGGCTATGTGGCAACTGATGCAAAAGTATCGCCCGCTTTATTGCAGCAATTAACAACAGCCGCTGCTGATTTGTCTTTCAATGCCATCACGATTGATGGTGACACATCGACCAATGATTCTTTCATTGTCATGGCCAGTGGCGCAAGCCAAGTAGAGATTCCAGCTTCTGGTCAGGCACATGACATCTTCCGCCAAGCATTGATTGAAGTCTGTCAAAAATTAGCTCAAATGATTGTGCGAGATGGTGAGGGTGCGACTAAATTCATCACGATTCAGATTGAAGGCGGTAAGACCGATGCTGAATGTAAATTGGTGGCTGAAGCGATTGCTCACTCACCGTTGGTGAAAACCGCATTTTTTGCCAGCGATCCTAACTTAGGTCGTATCTTGGCTGCGATTGGCTATGCCGGTATTACAGATCTTGATGTTGGACGTGTGCAGTTATGGTTGGATGATGTTTGGGTTGCCAAAGATGGTGGCCGTCATCCTGAATATAAAGAAGAAGATGGACAGCGTGTGATGAAGCAAGCAGAAATCACGGTTCGCGCTAACTTAGGTCGAGGTCAAGCGACTCAAACTGTCTGGACCTGCGATCTATCTCATGAATATGTTTCTATCAATGCAGACTATCGCTCTTAATGCGATTCCGCTGAATTCACAAAGATCATAGGAAAGTCATGTCTGATAAGTTTGATCGCTTAGATAATCTATTGCAAAGACTTGATGAGTGGATGCCAAAATCTTTGACAGAAAAAGATTGGAATTCTGCGGTTGCTTTTAGGTGGCGTCGCAAAGATACGCTTTTGGGTAAGTTGGGCTATCTACAAGCTGTGCATCATATCTCTGGCATCACATTCAAAGATCTTCAGCACATTGAGCGTCAAACAGATCTCATTTATAACAATACCAAGCACTTTGTTGAAGGTAAGCCTGCTAATAATGTTTTGTTAACGGGCGCTAGAGGCACTGGTAAATCATCTTTGATCAAGGCTTCTTTGAATGAGTTTGCTGCGAAAGGTTTGCGTTTGGTTGAAGTCGATAAAGAACATTTAACAGATCTTGGTGACCTCACTGATTTGTTGGCAGCTCGACCTGAAAAATTCATCATCTTTTGTGATGACCTGTCTTTTGAAGATGGAGAGTCAGGTTATAAATCTTTGAAGTCTGCTTTGGATGGTTCTATTTCTGCGCAGGTCGATAATATTTTGATTTACGCAACATCTAACCGTCGTCATTTGTTGCCTGAGTACATGTCAGACAATGAGTCATACCAACATGGCGCTGATGGAGAGTTGCATCCTGGTGAGGTGGTTGAAGAAAAGATATCTTTATCTGAAAGATTTGGTTTGTGGATTTCTTTTTACCCTCCAAAACAAGATGAGTACCTTGATATCGTGGCGCACTGGCTCAAACATTTTGGCTTGAACGCAGAAAAAATTGCTGCAGCAAAACCAGAGGCTTTGATTTGGGCTTTGGAAAGAGGCTCAAGATCAGGACGTGTGGCTTGGCAGTTCGCACGCCATTGGGCTGGACAGCAGGATTAATACATTGACTGCTGAGCAAGAGCCGACATCATCTAGACCTGTTGTAGAGGTTGCAGTAGGTGTTTTGATCGATGGTGCCGGGGCTGTATTGCTTGGCCAGCGCCCAGAGGGCAAGCCTTATGCCGGTTACTGGGAATTTCCTGGTGGAAAAGTAGAGGCTGGTGAAACTCTTTTCGCAGCTCTTTCTCGAGAACTTCAAGAAGAAATTGATGTGCGCATTGATCAAGCAGATGAGTTCATGGTTTTAGAACATGACTATCCTCATGCGTATGTGCGCTTACATATTTGTTTCGTGAAGTCTTGGCAGGGTCAGCCACGTGGATTGGAAAATCAAGCGCTGGGATGGTTGAACATCAAAGATATTGATCAGCTTGGTATCGCAGGATTTGATCCTGTCTTACCTGCCACACTACCAATTTTAGAAAAGCTAAAGGGCTTAAAAGTTTTTTAGAAGTTATTTTTAGAAATTACAAAGAGATAGTTCAAAAGGAACATCTTCTGCAAAAGCTCGTGGCTTAGCTTCACCATCACAAGTCATGAAGCGAGTCCAAAGCATGTACTTGTTGGCACTGATTTCTGGAATCAAGTGTGATTGATGAATGCCAACACGCATCAATTGATATGTTTTACCAGAAAGCATTTGTTGGTAGGAGCCTTTAGACGCAAGCGTTTCAGCAGGCTTGCCTGAGCCTCTCAATAATTTTAAGAATAGCTGGCTGGCATATTTCCATGACATCAACGGCTCTACAAATTTCTTTAAATTCGCACGACGAATATTTGCGTCTGTAAATTGCCATGCGTAATACGCTGGTAAATCTACTGGGCTGGTGCCGCCTGGAATGCTCAAGCGTGAACGAATCAAATTCAACCATTCACTCTCTAAGATCTGAGCATTGGTCTTGCCGGTCTGATTAATCTTGCCCCAGATGATGTTCATTTCTTCAAGCGTGTTGAGCAAAGCATCTTGATCGATGTTGCTAGAGTTCTTTAAAGATAACAAACTATTTTTTTGGCGATCAAGTTCTTTCATAAGACTTGATTTCAAATCTGCGCGTGCAGTGATCTCGCCTAGGTCAAATAATATTGAAATGGCTTGATGCTGATCTCTTGCATCATCTTTTTCTACGAAGTACTCGAAACGATCAAAGAGGTACTCCAGTCTCAAAAGACTGCGCACCAGTTCATTGAAGGGGTATTCGTAAATAATCACAGATTCATATTCTAGACTGAAATTCTGTGATTTTTGGCAAAAAAAGAGCCTTTTTAACTACTTTTATGCCTCAAAAGTATTTGATGAAGTCGTTGGGCCTCAATCTTTAAATCTTCAATCCCTTGATTGTTTTCAATCACGTGATCGGCAATCACCAGTCTGTCATGACGACTGGCCTGACTGGCAATGATCTTTTGAATCATGCCTATTTCAAGACCATTTCTCTCTTGGACCCTAGCAATTTGCTGGGTTTCTGGGCAATCAACCACCACAATACAGTCCAAAGCTTTTGGGGATTGATTGATCCAAAAGCTCGATTCGACCAATAAAGGCACCACGTAAACAAGGTAAGCGGGGTTCTTGGCTTGATGTAGATCACTCAAGCGCTTGGTTTCTTGATAAATCAAAGGGTGGGTGATCTTTTCAAGCTTTTCTTTGGCTTTGGGGTCAGCAAAAACAAGCTCTCTCATCTTTTGCCTGTCTAAAGAGCCATCTTTGAGTAAAAACTCAGGACCAAAAGATTGCTCAATGGCGCTCATGGCCAAACCGTTGGCTTTGGTGATGTCATGAGCAATGAGGTCGGTATCGATGATGGCAGCACCACATTTCTCTAGTTCTGTGGCAACGGCACTTTTCCCGCTGCCAATACCTCCGGTCAACCCAACCCTTAAAAGATGAGAGGGATGAGCGGGGCTATTCGAAGAGTTGTTCTTTAAATCTGCCATAACAAAACAATGATGCCACCAAATGCAATAAAAGGACCAAAAGGAAATGCATGGCTGTGTTCTTGTTGATGGATTTTTAGCCATGCGTAGCCACCAATCAGGCCAGACAATGAGGCAATCAAAAGTATGTAAGGCAAACTTTGAATGCCTAAGCAAGCACCAAGGCCAGCCAGCAACTTTGCATCCCCCATACCAATGCCGTGATGTCCTCTGATTTTTAGATACAGCTGGTTCAGTGCGTACAGACTCAGAAAACCAAACACGGCTCCCAAAATAGATGATTCAGTATTGGCCCAAGCAAGCCCCAGGAAAATATTTGCGAGAAGCCCGTAAGCAATCAACCCATAGGTCAGGTAGTCGGGCAAGATAAAAGTCTTGAAGTCGATCCAAGACAGCATCAATAGTGCACCAATGATGATGATGGCGGAGAAAATTTCAATCAAAGAATCTGTCCCATTTCAAAAATTGGCAAATACAAAGAAATGACCAAGCAAGCAATGATAAGCCCCATGATGATCATCAGACATGGCTCAATGCTTTGAGCCAATTGATCAATCATGTGGTCTAAGTGATCTTCTTCTTGATTGGCGATATTGGCAAGCATTTGAGGTAAATCTCCTGAAACTTCACCCACTTTGATTAATTGAAGTTGCTCTTTTTGGCTTAACAGAGATTGTCCGGATATTTGCTTGATAGATTCTGAGAGTGACCAACCTTGTGCCAAGGAAACATTGATTTGTGCGCAAAAGTTAAAGCTGACCCAGTCATTTGAATGTAGGGCCGTTTGTTTTAAGGCTTCAAGAATCGGTACGCCTCGAGAAGTTAATAATGAGATATTCCGACTCCACTGAATCAGCAAAGAGCTTCTTCGAATCGACCCAATAATGGGAAGAGTCAGTAAGAGGTGATCAACCACCTGTTGCGTTTGAGTGTGACGTCTCCAAATGAAATGAAATACTCCGATGACACTTACAAGTGCAATCGCTACCATCAGAGAATAATTTTGCACCCAGTGAGAGCCTTGAATTAACAATCTGGTTGGCCAGGGCAGTTCTGCCTGAAAATTGGCAAACATATTTTCAAAGCTTGGTATCACCCATTGAAACATGGCCACTAGAACAAAGCTTGAGACAAAGAGAACGATGCATGGGTAACTCAGTGCTTTTTTAATCTTCTTTTGAAGCTTGATTT contains the following coding sequences:
- a CDS encoding cell division protein FtsQ/DivIB; this encodes MKFLRIFFGFLGSMSATVFGPIWNHAKMMRAMANFLLLIALLVTCGWLLFWLGQKPVFTLNHLTVESLDGRELKHVNLPTIKTRALDQVKGNFFTIRLDQARQSFETMPWVRRASVRREWPNGIVVAIEEHQALGVWVSETPKLINTYGEVFIANMAEAEDSASLLRFSGPEGSNKEVFRKYQQLNLWFEPWQASVKSLELSSRYAWKAKLSNNLNIELGRELDERDAKQIQLSVERLIKSWPQVQEKWGQRVDSIDLRYANGYAINIGKKL
- the ftsA gene encoding cell division protein FtsA; the protein is MSKDTKDLIVGLDIGTSKVVALVAELNPDGQFNVVGLGQVSSKGLKKGVVVNIEATVQSIQKALEEAEVMADRRIAQVFTGIAGNHIHSFNSTGMVAIRDKEVSAGDVERVIETAKAINIPTDQQILHILTQEFIIDGQEDVREPIGMSGIRLEVKVHIVTGAVSAAQNIVKCVRRCGLEVNDLILQPLASSVAVLTEDEKELGVVLVDIGGGTTDIAIFSQGAIRHTAVIPIAGDQITNDIAMALRTPTIDAEDLKIHFGIARQSMANPNETIEVPGVGDREARSMSRQALSAVIEPRVEELLSLVRQVVRESGMEDLVSSGVVLTGGTALMPGVVELAEEVFAKPARVGFPEYKGHLSEILRSPRYSTGLGLLMEGRVQLVRGRRVAQSGTIQNIVARMREWFMGNF
- the ftsZ gene encoding cell division protein FtsZ, which codes for MEFEMLDAEPAGKTIIKVVGVGGAGGNAVQHMIRRGVQGVEFICMNTDAGALQRSKAGVNIQLGATGLGAGAKPEVGASSAVEAKARIADALQGAHMVFITAGMGGGTGTGAGPVVAQVAKEMGILTVGVISKPFDFEGAKRGKVAEAGAHEIENYVDSLIVVLNEKLFEVMGEDAEMDKAFGCADDVLHNAVAGIAEIINEQGLINVDFEDVKTVMSEQGKAMMGTATVSGMDRARLAAEAAVASPLLEGVDLSGARGVLVNITASRSLKLSETREVMGAIRGYAAEDATVIFGTVYDESLGDALRVTVVATGLNGGKRKEKQPEVIWRNTQATGTYDAAPTMADLSTFAPQSATATMAMANTASNVNAASMTAPAMPVGSASDYAKYDVPKVFRSNRESNEPRLGANSSPEAQAMMDKGADYYDIPAFLRKQAD
- a CDS encoding peroxiredoxin — protein: MIAVGQQLPNATIHEFLEVATEGCSVGPNAFEVSKLTAGKKIVIFGLPGAFTPTCSAQHVPGYVANFDAIKAKGVDEIWCLSVNDAFVMGAWGKDQKVNGKVRMMADGAAELTKKLGLEFDLTARGMGVRSQRYLMIVDNGVVKHLAVEAAGKFEVSDAASALKAL
- the lpxC gene encoding UDP-3-O-acyl-N-acetylglucosamine deacetylase, with product MLKQRTIAAPVKTVGIGLHTGRKVTLKLIPAPINTGIIFHRVDLPNAPGIKADAHLVTDTRLATVLQNGDTRVSTVEHLLSGCAGLGIDNLIIELDCEEVPIMDGSAASFLFLIESAGLQEQEAPRQFIVIKKPVEIREAGKLARLEPFDGFKLDFTIDFKHPAVDKTGQRHVIDFADSTYAREIGRARTFGFAHEVEALREMGLARGGSLDNAIVLDEHRILNNEELRYDDEFVRHKILDAIGDLYLAGHPIVGAYIAEKSGHALNNALLRALFADPSSYEIKGFDEASAPEAYQLKNKPLFA
- a CDS encoding DUF721 domain-containing protein — its product is MTFARKFKPQSLAPRRTSANARDALACIEKNTPLGDLLQRAENNLLVQQAIDLSLNQNGLQKAIGLVKAGGLSDETGQLTLLVSNAAIATRISQKAPSILLKLQEQGYPARSLAIKQAPGGLGIPAPNKVQSTEKPPVFPSSAEKSWSKLMNQLDESSPLRIAVEKLLKNREKG